One region of Serinus canaria isolate serCan28SL12 chromosome 25, serCan2020, whole genome shotgun sequence genomic DNA includes:
- the C25H1orf43 gene encoding protein C1orf43 homolog: MAGAGSNWLSGVNVVLVMAYGSLVFVLLFIFVKRQIMRFAMKSRRGPHVPVGQHAPKDLKEEIDIRLSRVQDIKYEPRLLAEDDGRLLQLETPGCYNYLYRMKALDAIRTSEIPFQAEARYPKSLIGKNFCAYLLELRNSSTSFKGIRKVLIDTLLDGYESARYGTGVFGKTEYLKYEEALNELANITKARGGSSQRQHQSAVKDLTLSPEVSNPTTIQVTYLPSSQKSKRAKHFLELKSFKDNYNTLESTL; encoded by the exons atGGCGGGGGCCGGCAGCAACTGGCTCTCGGGGGTCAACGTGGTGCTGGTCATGGCTTACGGCAGCCTG GTCTTTGTTCTGCTCTTCATCTTCGTGAAACGCCAGATCATGCGCTTCGCCATGAAGTCCCGCCGCGGCCCCCACGTGCCCGTGGGACAGCACGCACCCAAG GATTTAAAGGAGGAGATTGACATTCGACTGTCCAGGGTGCAGGACATCAAGTATGAGCCACggctgctggcagaggatgACGGTcggctcctgcagctggagacaCCAG GCTGCTATAACTACCTGTACAGGATGAAGGCACTGGATGCAATCAGGACATCAG AAATCCCCTTCCAAGCAGAGGCTCGGTACCCAAAgtctttaatagggaagaacTTCTGTGCCTACCTGCTGGAGCTGCGGAATTCCAGCACCTCCTTCAAGGGCATCCGCAAAGTCTTGATTGACACCCTGCTGGATGGCTACGAGAGCGCCCGCTACGGCACTGGG GTGTTCGGGAAAACGGAATATCTGAAGTATGAGGAAGCTCTGAATGAACTGGCAAACAT CACCAAGGCCCggggtggcagcagccagcGGCAGCACCAGTCAGCAGTGAAAGACCTCACGCTGTCCCCTGAAGTCTCCAACCCCACAACCATCCAGGTCACCTACCTTCCTTCCAGCCAGAAGAGCAAACGTGCCAAACACTTCCTGGAGCTGAAGAGTTTCAAGGACAACTACAACACACTGGAGAGCACCCTGTGA